One Coffea arabica cultivar ET-39 chromosome 5c, Coffea Arabica ET-39 HiFi, whole genome shotgun sequence DNA window includes the following coding sequences:
- the LOC113690335 gene encoding EP1-like glycoprotein 2 yields MHQKTSCEKQSLKKSINTKRLQPCRYLSFHFQFIPYYTKRIPMARCTFPFSPCLSILLLCFLAIGTRAQVPANNTFKIVNTGPLGEFQNFVPTAEYGATYRIITNDVYDFYTFPFRLCFYNTTPTSFVLGIRVGIPDDEGLMRWVWDANRNHPVKENATLSFGRDGNLVLADSDGGLVWQTNTANKGVTGIKLLQNGNLVLYDTKGKFIWQSFDYPVDSLLVGQSLRESGVNKLVSRTSDVDGSDRKYSLVLGDDGLLLYLNNAGQQVRYNGWPGNFGSTVRFNTQPSTWEPTPIAWNLIFEIFESPAPKPQVDGIQQLSKLNYNATYSFLRLETDGNVKAYTYYDKVRFDRWMQTYTFFPSDLATACALPTKCGNFGLCQNGMCVACPTPKGLLAWTENCQPPKLGSCGKKPKAKYFKLDGVQSFLNHQWSSDSQEVEMEFGACRDKCTNDCNCKGFVYKQDTSKCLLMPLLLTLAKDVNTTSAYVKY; encoded by the coding sequence atgcatcaaaaaaCTTCTTGTGAAAAGCAGAGCTTAAAGAAATCTATAAATACCAAACGGTTACAACCCTGTCGGTATCTCTCATTCCATTTCCAATTTATTCCTTATTACACAAAAAGAATTCCAATGGCTCGTTGTACCTTTCCATTTTCACCCTGTCTTAGCATTCTCCTCCTCTGTTTCTTGGCCATTGGCACCAGAGCTCAAGTGCCAGCTAACAATACCTTCAAAATTGTCAACACAGGTCCACTGGGAGAATTCCAAAATTTCGTACCCACAGCTGAATATGGGGCAACTTATCGCATCATAACCAATGATGTCTATGATTTCTACACATTCCCCTTCAGACTGTGTTTCTACAACACCACCCCAACTTCTTTCGTACTAGGCATTCGTGTTGGCATCCCAGATGACGAGGGCCTAATGCGGTGGGTTTGGGATGCCAACCGCAACCACCCCGTGAAAGAAAACGCCACCCTTTCTTTCGGCCGGGATGGAAACTTGGTCCTAGCCGACTCTGACGGCGGCCTAGTGTGGCAAACCAACACGGCTAACAAGGGTGTCACGGGCATCAAATTACTCCAGAATGGCAACCTTGTGCTGTATGATACAAAGGGAAAGTTCATTTGGCAAAGCTTTGATTATCCAGTTGATTCGTTACTAGTTGGGCAGTCCCTTCGCGAGAGTGGCGTAAACAAGCTTGTCAGTCGAACTTCTGATGTTGATGGCTCCGATCGAAAGTACAGCTTAGTGCTTGGAGATGATGGCCTCCTCTTGTATCTAAACAACGCTGGCCAACAAGTTCGCTACAATGGTTGGCCGGGGAATTTTGGAAGTACTGTAAGGTTTAACACCCAACCTTCGACGTGGGAGCCTACTCCAATAGCTTGGAACCTTATCTTTGAAATATTCGAATCGCCAGCACCAAAACCACAGGTTGACGGGATTCAACAACTCAGTAAACTAAATTACAATGCAACGTACTCTTTTCTGAGGCTTGAAACTGACGGCAATGTCAAGGCTTATACTTACTATGACAAAGTCAGATTTGATAGATGGATGCAGACCTATACTTTCTTTCCAAGTGATCTTGCAACAGCATGTGCTTTGCCGACAAAATGTGGTAATTTTGGATTGTGCCAAAATGGGATGTGTGTGGCATGTCCTACACCAAAAGGGCTCTTGGCATGGACAGAAAATTGTCAACCACCAAAGTTGGGCTCGTGTGGGAAGAAACCAAAGGCAAAATATTTCAAGCTTGATGGGGTGCAATCCTTCTTGAACCACCAGTGGTCTTCTGATAGTCAAGAAGTGGAAATGGAATTTGGAGCATGCAGAGACAAGTGCACCAATGATTGCAATTGCAAGGGATTTGTCTACAAGCAAGACACTTCGAAGTGCTTGCTTATGCCACTGCTTTTGACTCTCGCCAAAGATGTCAACACCACCAGTGCGTATGTCAAATATTGA
- the LOC113690756 gene encoding septin and tuftelin-interacting protein 1 homolog 1 — translation MDEYQEMEKFGMENDFEDGQWIGGEFYYRKRREKHTQTKDDVLYGVFASGDSDSDDYGGLGSSRKRRKDKGLSSKPDFSKPVNFVSTGTVMPNQEIDRNLEEEKLDDEGEADRVPAGLGFGASSSSSKETTMLMEDGSKNDDDDFLPSAFGKKIKEGAQLRREREKEKSMLAKKSSRPGRKELEPGDVGSFEKHTKGIGLRLLEKMGYKGGGLGKNEQGIVSPIQAKLRPKNMGMGFNDYKETNLPVLKELEEKVVTSSVQPGVVQLKEKLWSKQARIKKKVYVTAEELLAKKQEQSLEVVQKVFDMRGPQVRVLTNLENLNAEEKARENDIPMPELQHNIKLIVDLAELDIQKIDRDLRNERETVVSLQKEREKLQNQASKEKQELDNMGDILNILEQIGEQSSSGTLTLDSLAKLFVDMQKRHGEEYKLCNLSCIACSYAQPLFIRVFQGWDPLQNPTHGREMVSQWKSLLQEDSLNFANSSSPYTQLIMEVVFPAVRISGTNTWQARDPEPMLRFLDSWEKLLPTLVVQKILDEIVMPKLSAAVDSWDPRRETIPIHSWVHPWLPLLGHRLEACYHTIRDRLESVLHAWHPSDMSAYYILSPWKTVFDSASWEKLMVRHIIPKLLTVMHEFQINPANQNLDQFYWVRTWAATIPIHHMIHIMDIFFNKWQEVLYHWLCSSPNFEEVTNWYLGWKDLFPPELLANEHVRHRLSVGLDMMNKAAEGMEVVQPGLRENISYLRVREQRQFEKAAAQAQERASQLQGSIGLELSLKEVIEVHAQQNGLLFKPKPGRMQDGHQIYGFGNINIIIDSLNQKVFAQIDDGWSLASLEQLLELHSRSGLKRR, via the coding sequence atggatgAATATCAAGAAATGGAGAAGTTTGGCATGGAGAATGATTTCGAGGATGGGCAATGGATTGGTGGAGAGTTTTATTATAGAAAACGTAGAGAAAAGCACACGCAGACGAAAGATGATGTCTTGTATGGTGTTTTTGCTTCTGGGGATAGTGATTCTGATGATTATGGGGGTTTAGGGTCTTCGAGGAAAAGGAGGAAGGATAAGGGGCTTTCCTCGAAACCTGACTTTAGTAAGCCTGTCAATTTTGTGTCTACTGGTACTGTTATGCCCAATCAGGAAATTGATCGAAATTTAGAGGAGGAGAAGCTAGATGATGAGGGGGAAGCTGATCGAGTCCCAGCTGGGCTTGGTTTTGGTGCGAGTTCTTCTTCATCAAAGGAAACAACTATGTTGATGGAGGATGGTAGTAAAAATGATGATGACGACTTTTTACCAAGTGCTTTTGGGAAAAAGATCAAAGAAGGAGCTCAATTGAGACGCGAGAGGGAAAAGGAGAAATCGATGTTAGCTAAGAAGTCTTCTCGACCGGGGAGGAAGGAACTCGAGCCAGGCGATGTGGGTTCCTTTGAGAAGCACACGAAGGGTATTGGGTTGAGATTGTTGGAGAAGATGGGTTACAAAGGAGGGGGGTTGGGTAAAAATGAGCAAGGTATTGTGTCTCCAATTCAGGCTAAATTGCGACCAAAGAATATGGGGATGGGTTTTAATGACTACAAAGAGACTAATCTGCCAGTGCTGAAGGAACTAGAAGAGAAGGTTGTGACTTCTTCTGTTCAGCCTGGTGTGGTTCAGTTGAAAGAGAAGCTCTGGTCCAAGCAAGCACGGATTAAGAAGAAGGTTTATGTTACAGCTGAGGAGTTGTTGGCGAAGAAGCAAGAGCAGAGCCTTGAAGTTGTGCAGAAAGTTTTCGACATGAGGGGGCCTCAGGTTCGTGTCTTGACCAACTTGGAAAATCTAAATGCTGAAGAGAAAGCAAGAGAGAATGACATACCAATGCCTGAGCTTCAGCACAATATTAAACTGATTGTGGATTTAGCTGAATTAGATATACAGAAGATAGATCGAGACTTAAGAAACGAGCGGGAGACAGTTGTAAGTTTGcagaaagagagggagaaacTCCAAAACCAAGCATCTAAGGAGAAGCAGGAGCTTGATAACATGGGAGATATACTTAACATATTGGAGCAGATAGGGGAGCAGAGCTCTTCGGGAACACTGACCCTAGATTCTTTGGCTAAGTTGTTTGTGGACATGCAGAAACGACACGGAGAAGAATATAAACTTTGCAATTTATCATGCATTGCATGTTCATATGCCCAGCCCTTGTTTATCAGAGTATTTCAGGGTTGGGACCCTCTTCAGAATCCAACACATGGGAGAGAAATGGTATCCCAATGGAAGTCCCTTTTGCAAGAAGACTCTTTAAATTTCGCTAACAGTTCATCTCCTTACACACAACTGATTATGGAAGTTGTGTTTCCTGCTGTTAGAATATCTGGCACCAATACTTGGCAGGCAAGAGATCCCGAGCCAATGCTTCGATTTCTGGATTCTTGGGAAAAATTGCTGCCAACTCTTGTTGTTCAGAAAATTCTGGACGAAATTGTCATGCCAAAATTATCAGCTGCTGTGGACTCTTGGGATCCACGTCGAGAAACCATTCCTATCCATTCTTGGGTTCATCCATGGCTTCCTTTATTGGGACACAGGTTAGAGGCCTGCTACCACACAATTCGTGATAGATTGGAaagtgttttgcatgcttggcATCCCAGTGATATGTCAGCATACTACATTCTTTCACCTTGGAAGACAGTGTTTGATTCAGCCAGTTGGGAAAAACTGATGGTTCGCCATATAATTCCCAAATTGTTGACTGTCATGCATGAGTTCCAAATAAACCCTGCAAACCAGAATCTTGATCAGTTCTATTGGGTTCGGACCTGGGCAGCGACTATCCCCATCCATCACATGATTCACATAATGGATATTTTTTTCAACAAGTGGCAAGAAGTTTTGTATCACTGGTTATGTTCCAGTCCAAATTTTGAGGAAGTGACAAACTGGTACTTAGGCTGGAAGGATCTATTCCCACCTGAACTTTTAGCTAATGAGCACGTTCGTCATAGACTGAGTGTTGGCCTTGACATGATGAACAAAGCTGCTGAAGGCATGGAAGTGGTTCAACCTGGTTTGAGAGAGAATATATCCTATCTTAGGGTGCGTGAGCAAAGGCAGTTTGAGAAAGCTGCTGCTCAGGCTCAAGAAAGAGCTTCTCAGCTGCAAGGAAGTATTGGACTTGAGTTGAGTTTGAAAGAAGTTATTGAAGTGCATGCACAGCAGAATGGTTTGCTCTTCAAGCCAAAACCAGGAAGAATGCAAGATGGTCACCAAATATATGGTTTTGGTAACATTAACATTATCATTGACTCCCTCAATCAGAAAGTCTTTGCTCAGATAGATGATGGGTGGTCTTTGGCATCTTTGGAGCAGCTCTTGGAGTTGCACAGCCGTTCTGGTTTAAAGCGGCGCTAA